One genomic region from Balaenoptera acutorostrata chromosome 1, mBalAcu1.1, whole genome shotgun sequence encodes:
- the NUCKS1 gene encoding nuclear ubiquitous casein and cyclin-dependent kinase substrate 1 isoform X2: MSRPVRNRKVVDYSQFQESDDADEDYGRDSGPPAKKIRSSPREAKNKRRSGKNSQEDSEDSEEKDVKTKKDDSHSAEDSEDEKEDHKNVRQQRQAASKAASKQREMLMEDVGSEEEQEEEDEVPFQENSGSDEDFLMEDDDDSDYGSSKKKNKKMVKKSKPERKEKKMPKPRLKATVTPSPVKGKGKVGRPTASKASKEKTPSPKEEDEEPESPPEKKTSASPPPEKSGDEGSEDEAQSGED; the protein is encoded by the exons AAATAGGAAGGTCGTTGATTATTCACAATTTCAGGAATCTGATGATGCTG ATGAAGATTATGGAAGAGATTCGGGCCCTCCAGCTAAGAAAATTCGATCATCTCCCCGAGAAGCTAAAAATAAGAGGCGATCTGGAAAGAATTCACAGGAAGATAG TGAGGACTCAGAAGAAAAAGATGTGAAGACCAAGAAGGATGATTCTCACTCAGCAG AGGACAgtgaagatgaaaaagaagatCATAAAAATGTGCGCCAGCAACGGCAGGCAGCCTCTAAAGCAGCCTCTAAACAGAGGGAGATGCTCATGGAAGACGTGGGCAGTGAAGAGGAACAAGAAGAAGAGGATGAGGTGCCATTCCAGGAGA ATTCCGGCAGTGATGAGGATTTCCTAATGGAAGACGATGATGATAGTGACTATGGcagttcaaaaaagaaaaacaaaaagatggttAAGAAGTCCAAacctgagagaaaagaaaagaaaatgcccaAACCCAGGCTAAAGGCCACAG tgaCGCCAAGCCCTGTGAAAGGCAAAGGGAAAGTGGGTCGCCCCACAGCTTCAAAGGCATCAAAGGAAAAGACTCCTTCTCCCAAAGAAGAAGACGAGGAACCAGAAAGCCCTCCTGAAAAGAAAACATCTGCAAGCCCTCCACCTGAGAAATCTGGGGATGAAGGGTCTGAAGATGAAGCCCAGTCTGGGGAGGATTAA
- the NUCKS1 gene encoding nuclear ubiquitous casein and cyclin-dependent kinase substrate 1 isoform X1: protein MSRPVRNRKVVDYSQFQESDDADEDYGRDSGPPAKKIRSSPREAKNKRRSGKNSQEDSEDSEEKDVKTKKDDSHSAEDSEDEKEDHKNVRQQRQAASKAASKQREMLMEDVGSEEEQEEEDEVPFQEKDSGSDEDFLMEDDDDSDYGSSKKKNKKMVKKSKPERKEKKMPKPRLKATVTPSPVKGKGKVGRPTASKASKEKTPSPKEEDEEPESPPEKKTSASPPPEKSGDEGSEDEAQSGED from the exons AAATAGGAAGGTCGTTGATTATTCACAATTTCAGGAATCTGATGATGCTG ATGAAGATTATGGAAGAGATTCGGGCCCTCCAGCTAAGAAAATTCGATCATCTCCCCGAGAAGCTAAAAATAAGAGGCGATCTGGAAAGAATTCACAGGAAGATAG TGAGGACTCAGAAGAAAAAGATGTGAAGACCAAGAAGGATGATTCTCACTCAGCAG AGGACAgtgaagatgaaaaagaagatCATAAAAATGTGCGCCAGCAACGGCAGGCAGCCTCTAAAGCAGCCTCTAAACAGAGGGAGATGCTCATGGAAGACGTGGGCAGTGAAGAGGAACAAGAAGAAGAGGATGAGGTGCCATTCCAGGAGA AAGATTCCGGCAGTGATGAGGATTTCCTAATGGAAGACGATGATGATAGTGACTATGGcagttcaaaaaagaaaaacaaaaagatggttAAGAAGTCCAAacctgagagaaaagaaaagaaaatgcccaAACCCAGGCTAAAGGCCACAG tgaCGCCAAGCCCTGTGAAAGGCAAAGGGAAAGTGGGTCGCCCCACAGCTTCAAAGGCATCAAAGGAAAAGACTCCTTCTCCCAAAGAAGAAGACGAGGAACCAGAAAGCCCTCCTGAAAAGAAAACATCTGCAAGCCCTCCACCTGAGAAATCTGGGGATGAAGGGTCTGAAGATGAAGCCCAGTCTGGGGAGGATTAA